The Montipora foliosa isolate CH-2021 chromosome 1, ASM3666993v2, whole genome shotgun sequence genome has a window encoding:
- the LOC138012680 gene encoding uncharacterized protein, which produces MQTFSPYLLPPSSISRSKNNNWKCPDVTPLPKKQPVEDLKKDLRPISLTSCLSKVAEEIIVCDFVKPAALKVLDINQYGAVPKSSTTTTLLSMMHNWATSTDRNGATGRAILFDYRKAFDLIDHSL; this is translated from the coding sequence ATGCAGACCTTCTCGCCTTACCTGTTACCACCATCATCAATAAGTCGTTCCAAGAACAACAATTGGAAATGCCCTGATGTTACCCCTCTCCCCAAGAAACAACCTGTAGAAGACCTTAAGAAAGATCTTCGCCCCATCTCACTAACATCTTGCCTGTCCAAAGTTGCCGAGGAAATTATCGTGTGTGACTTTGTTAAACCAGCTGCTTTGAAAGTTCTTGATATTAACCAGTATGGAGCAGTACCTAAATCTTCTACAACTACTACCTTACTGAGTATGATGCACAATTGGGCCACAAGCACTGATAGAAATGGAGCTACTGGCAGGGCAATTCTTTTTGACTATCGAAAAGCCTTTGACCTTATAGATCACAGTCTTTGA
- the LOC138012688 gene encoding uncharacterized protein → MANADMKVEVAAAMKSYLTSQVFKDIIVKSVKEAVGQAVESILKELKAEIAVLEGRVKTLEDTIEKVAAKARSLNRDDKFDEISELVKENGFDVFAVTETWLNDRVPNDCLQIPGYNPIIRLDRHQRMGGGVAFFTANSVVVKRRLDLELAAVEFLWIEFRIKHFDILCGVCYRPPDNDSVSLDNFFEYFQLVLDKIRQLPKQYFIVMLGDFNAHYDVANPSGNSEVGGKLYSFLESNNLAQLITEPTRVTSNSSTILDLVITNCPERFSASGTLSPPSNCDHSVIFASMNLITHRSRSYKRQVWNFNNVNSADLNCELSQMDWFSLCDNTNDIDETYSCWYSHFRSIIEKYIPLKMVTIRPNDKPWMDSKVRHAIRRRDRLLRIHNIRLSPVTWESYRAQRNFVTSLIRFAKKSFYERANTDLSNPDTNCKKWWSIVNKVCGRENSSTIPPIIENEVPIFDSKEKA, encoded by the coding sequence ATGGCGAACGCAGACATGAAGGTGGAAGTTGCCGCAGCAATGAAGAGTTACTTGACCTCCCAGGTCTTTAAGGATATTATTGTAAAGTCTGTTAAAGAAGCTGTGGGTCAAGCTGTGGAGAGTATTTTGAAAGAGTTGAAAGCTGAAATTGCTGTTCTGGAGGGGAGAGTTAAAACCTTGGAAGACACTATTGAGAAGGTGGCCGCGAAGGCTAGAAGTTTGAACAGGGATGATAAGTTTGATGAGATTTCTGAACTGGTGAAGGAGAATGGGTTTGATGTTTTTGCAGTCACCGAAACATGGCTCAACGATCGAGTGCCCAATGACTGTTTACAAATTCCAGGATACAATCCTATTATCCGACTTGACAGGCACCAGAGAATGGGTGGCGGTGTTGCATTCTTCACGGCGAATTCTGTTGTAGTCAAGCGTAGATTAGATTTGGAACTTGCGGCCGTGGAATTTTTGTGGATTGAATTCCGCATCAAACACTTTGATATTCTCTGTGGGGTTTGTTACAGGCCGCCTGACAATGACAGTGTTTCTCTTGATAATTTCTTTGAGTATTTTCAACTGGTTCTTGACAAAATTCGTCAACTTCCCAAACAATACTTTATTGTTATGCTGGGAGATTTTAATGCTCATTACGATGTTGCAAATCCATCAGGGAATAGTGAAGTAGGTGGAAAATTATATTCATTTTTAGAAAGTAATAATTTGGCGCAGTTGATAACAGAGCCAACACGTGTTACCTCTAACAGTTCGACAATTTTAGACTTGGTTATCACAAACTGTCCGGAGCGTTTTAGTGCTTCTGGAACTTTAAGTCCCCCATCCAATTGCGATCACTCCGTCATCTTCGCAAGTATGAATCTTATCACTCACAGAAGTCGGTCGTACAAAAGGCAAGTGTGGAATTTTAACAACGTTAATAGTGCAGATTTGAATTGTGAATTATCGCAGATGGATTGGTTTTCTTTGTGTGATAACACGAATGATATCGACGAAACCTATTCATGTTGGTATAGTCATTTCCGTTCAATTATTGAGAAGTATATTCCATTGAAAATGGTTACAATACGTCCTAATGATAAACCTTGGATGGATAGTAAAGTACGCCATGCAATTAGGAGGCGGGACCGTCTGCTTCGAATTCATAATATACGTCTATCTCCAGTTACTTGGGAAAGCTACCGGGCTCAACGTAACTTTGTAACCTCTCTCATTCGATTTGCTAAAAAATCATTCTATGAAAGAGCCAATACGGATTTGAGTAATCCAGATACCAATTGTAAGAAGTGGTGGTCAATCGTAAATAAGGTATGTGGTCGAGAAAATTCCTCTACTATTCCACCCATTATTGAAAATGAAGTGCCCATTTTTGATTCCAAGGAAAAGGCGTAA
- the LOC137996460 gene encoding D-inositol 3-phosphate glycosyltransferase-like, with protein MSAQSKEALDITLLGSEWYSSAGGLSTLNRELAIHLSQQPNVRVSLLVPEGACKDEDKKVAQSFGVHVLDASHRPGFSEPLDWLGFPPQDHRIDVVVGHGVKLGRQVQVIKLSPQFQKCKWVHMVHTAPEDLSKYKGYDNPTSGGEQKHWDEVDLCKYADLVVPVGPRLKKAYSSYLQGCKKDEDIFEIVPGLFTREFGALEQRAKVENGDDFKVLLCGRGDDEDFELNGIAVKAFADQRLKGKRYFLLFVGAPNGKQDEVRRRLLNSGINHEQLTVRKFVQSRARMRDLFCEVDLVIMPSISEGFGLVALEALSASLPVLVGRNSGFARTVQSIPLGAYSIVDSEDPVKWAEAIEGVHLRHSVCLEESKLLREFYGQEYCWKRQCEALVDKLWRMVHESSTCEASIADSLVGQQPITTPEVFCQADPTKMQQHATQEGSVTSRTSKSSEEKGMTANETRERSNPQLPAVSKDKTEEGKREGEEGSLCAFGDAFIKLLISVSGLTEEQEEKVYNFLAPQVQTFVKSRDYSSNIKE; from the exons ATGTCCGCCCAGAGCAAGGAAGCACTGGACATCACTCTTTTAGGGAGTGAATGGTATTCATCAGCTGGGGGGCTGTCTACATTAAACAGAGAGCTTGCAATTCATCTGTCACAACAGCCAaatgtcagggtttctctcctggTCCCAGAGGGTGCTTGTAAAGATGAAGACAAGAAGGTGGCCCAAAGTTTTGGGGTCCATGTTCTTGATGCAAGCCACCGCCCAGGCTTCAGTGAACCTCTTGACTGGTTGGGCTTTCCACCTCAAGATCACAGAATAGATGTGGTTGTTGGCCATGGTGTGAAACTTGGCCGGCAAGTTCAAGTCATAAAACTTTCTCCACAATTTCAAAAGTGTAAATGGGTGCACATGGTGCATACTGCTCCAGAAGACCTCAGCAAATATAAGGGTTATGATAATCCTACTTCAGGAGGTGAACAGAAACACTGGGATGAGGTTGATCTTTGCAAATATGCTGACCTTGTTGTTCCAGTGGGACCAAGACTTAAAAAGGCTTACTCTTCCTATTTGCAGGGGTGTAAGAAAGATGAggatatttttgaaatagttccaGGTCTATTCACAAGGGAATTTGGAGCTTTAGAGCAAAGGGCCAAAGTTGAGAATGGTGATGATTTCAAGGTGTTGCTGTGTGGGCGTGGAGATGACGAGGACTTTGAGCTGAATGGCATTGCTGTTAAGGCGTTTGCTGATCAACGCCTGAAAGGAAAACGGTATTTTCTTCTGTTTGTGGGTGCCCCTAATGGGAAGCAGGATGAGGTTAGAAGAAGACTTCTCAACTCTGGAATTAATCATGAGCAGCTGACAGTGCGAAAATTTGTACAGAGCCGTGCAAGAATGAGGGATCTCTTTTGTGAAGTTGACCTTGTCATCATGCCTTCAATATCAGAGGGTTTTGGTCTTGTTGCTCTTGAAGCCCTATCAGCTAGTTTGCCAGTTCTTGTGGGGAGAAATTCAGGGTTTGCAAGAACAGTACAAAGCATTCCCTTGGGAGCATACAGCATAGTTGATTCAGAAGATCCTGTTAAATGGGCTGAAGCAATTGAGGGTGTCCATCTTAGACACAGTGTATGCCTTGAAGAAAGCAAATTACTGAGAGAATTTTATGGCCAGGAGTACTGTTGGAAAAGACAATGTGAAGCACTTGTTGACAAGTTGTGGAGAATGGTTCATG AGAGCTCTACTTGTGAAGCATCAATTGCAGATAGTTTGGTTGGACAACAGCCTATTACAACCCCAGAAGTATTTTGCCAGGCTGACCCAACAAAAATGCAGCAGCATGCTACTCAGGAAGGATCAGTGACATCGAGAACTTCAAAATCCAGTGAAGAGAAAG GAATGACTGCAAATGAGACAAGAGAAAGATCAAACCCACAATTGCCTGCAGTGTCTAAAGATAAGACAGAAGAGGGCAAAAGAGAGGGAGAGGAAGGTTCTTTGTGTGCATTTGGAG